gctaaaatatatgaaataatatatatatatatattagtttttactTAAGTTTAGAGTTAGAGATTTTAATGATATAATTTCCATAGGAAACACAAAAGGTTTCGAAGTTTCATATCTGATTCCGACTCACTTAAAAGATTTGATCAACAGATGTTGAGTCAAACAAAGTGGATAAAATAAGTTCAATCCGTGTTCAGTTGTGTAAGACATGTGTAATCGGATTTAACCAAATCTATAAAAGATtggttgaaatatatttttaataaagaaataTTAGTTCTCGAAATTAGTTTGTGTGCCCGTTTATTTTTGCTGAATCGATTTTACACTTTTAAATGTTTCACGTGGGTAAACAAGTTATCTTCATTATTACACGCAATATGGATTACACGTAAtcagatccagatccagatccgGTCCTCGGTACAAGCACATGAATCATATGGCTAGTGGCCAGTCTATTTCTATACCATTTTAAAGAAAACaggtattattataaaaatgaaatatagtaATTAGGATTAATACAACGACAAAAAGAACAATCTTAACAACGTCAATGTCTCTATCGTATTGCTTCTAATGTAAAAAGCCCGCTCTCATCAGATCTTGTCCGAACAACCATCTCTCATCATCTCACCCAGAATCATAAACACATGTCCTCCAATCTTCTTCCTCTATCTCCAATGGCAACAGAAACCGTAACCGACACTACCGTGCCAAACCATGACGAGACCGAGTTAACAGAGTTCCAAAAGAACCAGAAACGGTACCAAGACCTGATCTCCACGTTGCCTCACGTGAAAGGCTGGAGGCCGAAAGCTCCCTTGATTGGGTACGGTGGTCATTGGTGGATACAGCCTTTCCTTGAAGGTTCCCTTTACGCGCAAGAGTTCTTCCAAGCGCGACCCAATGACTTCCTCATCTGTAGCTACCCAAAGACCGGTTCCACCTGGCTCAAATCACTAACATTCACAATAGCCAATCGATCTCGCTTCAACGATCCCACAAACCCTCTCCTCAAACGTAACCCTCACGAGCTTATTCCTTTCATTGAGATCGAGTTCCCTTTGTTCCCTCACATTGATGTTCTCCAAGACAAAGGTAACACTCTCTTTGCAACTCATATGCCACACGATTTCTTACCCGATTCGGTTGTAAAATCGGGTTGTAAGATGGTTTACATCTGGAGAGACCCAAAGGACACTTTCGTCTCCTTTTGGAACTTCATGCAAAAGCAAAGGTCAACACGTGGCCCGCTCAATAGTCTTGAGGAGTGTTTTGATATGTTCTGCCGAGGTATTTCCGGggaaggtccttatcttgatcaTGTATTAGGCTATTGGAAAGCTCACCAAGAGAATCCAGATAAGATTTTGTTCCTCAAGTACGAGAATGTGAGTGCTGATCCTTTGCCTTATGTGAAGAGATTGGCTGAGTTCATGGGTTATAGATTCACAGCTGAGGAAGAGAAGAATGGGGTTGTTGAGAAAGTTGTGAACCTTTGCAGCTTTGAGACGTTGAAGAATCTTGAAGTTAACAAAGGAGATAAGGAGAGAGCAGATATTTCTTCTCCTAATGTAAACCGCGCGTTTTTCAGAAAAGGAAAGACCGGAGATTGGGTGAATTATTTGAGTCCGGACATGGCAGCTCGTATGGATGGGTTAATGGAAGAGAAATTCAAGGGTACTGGTTTGCTTGAAAATGGTAACTGAGCTACTAGTTCTTGTTCGGGGAAATGACTGATCCTTGTATGCTTATTTAAAGCATAAGTTTGCTCTTTTCATCACTTTGATTCTCTATGTACTAAATTACATGTTGGATGAATAAAACGTTACATGTTGTATGAATAAAACTTGTTTCTGTTTCAtgtcagtaaaaaaaaaaaggaattggCTTTGGTTGAAGAATGTATTGACTTTGCATGATAGATCGATAAAGAGAAGGATTGcctattttcaattttaaattattaaaaataaccaaaatcaaTGACAGCTTAAGAAAATTgataatttatcttctttttaatataataatatttttatttagatgaTAAAATATTAAGGATTTCTTTCAAAATGATCTAAAATCACGTTATATATATAGGATGAATAAAACTTGTTTCATGTCAACGTATTGTCTAGGAAAAAAGGAATTACGACCTTTCTTATGGATCATTACGAGGATAAATTGGTAAGGTCCACGCGGTTTCAGGTCGATCAGAAAGGGATATGTCAGGGATATACGTTATAATTATCTAAATCGTGTAATAGTGAAAAATAAATCTACGGAATTTAATAGCTAAACTAATATGTGTGAGAAGCTGAGAAAATGAAATTGTAAATGATTTCCCAAGTTTATActgattattattatataattttagggAATCAACATTTACATTAAGCCATTATGCAGTACCACAAAAATAGTGACCTTGATTTTTACAAAAGTAACAATCTAACTTTTTTTAAAGAGCGACCATCTGATTTAAACAAAGAAAGAGTGCATTATCAATTGTATAACTACAAGTCACTTAACTTATCATGTAAATAAAGAACGCATGACTTGTTATTCATTTTCcgtacataaaattataattgtgTAGTagattattatactaaaataaactAATGGCTGGTCTGTGTTCGCACGGGATTTTATCTTCATAaagcatatttttttgtttaacatttgttttgattttgaagGTTTTGGTCATATATTATATGTGAACCACATTTTGTGattgatcttttttttattcagtttCAATATAGTTGCCGTAAActaaagttaataataataatattaagattgtGTTATTTATCATGTTATTTTTTAGGCCAATTTAGGAGAATATACATAGATAGAATGGTAATTAGATAGATGGTTGTTTTTCAAAAGTATTTGCAGAATCTGCAGAGGGTGTGTGAAATTACAAATGACTCGACAACAAAGTTGGGGGTGGGCTGATTCTTTCATATCTCTGGATTCGGTGTATATTATTCTGACATAAGTGTGTCAGGCAAGATCATGCTGAGTGATAACCCAATATAAGGGGGagataacttatttttttcttttttgcattTTTAGAAAAGTTGTGAGGTATTATTTTTTGCATTTATATTGTTAATAGTATTAACTAGAGTTTGATCTGCGCGTCCGCAGAAGTAGATCCAGATTAATCACGTGTTAGCAGTTTACGTTTTCGGTCTACGTATAAGAGACTATGTGTCAGTCCCTTATTTTTGGTGATGCCGAAATGTTAATCACCACCAGACTACTTGTCCACGGTTCTTTCTCAACCGTGTCAAGCTGTCTAACTGTCCAACAAAACAATTAGTACAGGAAGAAAAAGTAGTTTAAATTGATAAGGACGAAGGAAAAATATTCAGAAGACAAAATGTTTACGCGGTGACGCATCGCGGAAGAGGAGAGGGAAGGTGGGGATCACCATCTCCCCACGGCTAGTTTTTTGTGTGCTCAAGGACTCAAGGTGAGAACAGCCTCCAAGAAAACCTTAATCATAACCACCATCCAAACACAACATCCTCCGCTGTTGTGATGAGTTCATTAGTTAGGATTGTTGTGAAGAGTTCATTAGTTGAAAGTATAAATCCAATTGACTggttttaaatgaaatttcatAAGATTTTAATAcatcataattattttattaattcatccaagattacatttaaaaaaaaaattgcgatACCACTTCTTGGGATCAGATATATTTCTTGGGACAAATTGCATTGCAATATCTCAATGGGTTGGAGGAAATGTTATTTAAAACTGTCAAACAACGAGAGTTAACCAACTCAGTTTAAACATACAAACCAGCCACCGATCCATTACTACTGATAAGTGGAATTTATCTGGCCTAAGCAGCTTTCGCTGTTTCACGAACAACGGCTAACTTAGCAAGAAGACCACATAGCTGGAGGTATGATCCAACTCCATCACATATTCTCATATGCGCAAAACCAGTTTCCTGAAGAACATATAATTGGTGTTAGACGAGTATGATGATGTTTTGAAATGTGAAGAAGAAATCAGATGTATACATACTTTCATGAACTCAAGTTTCAGATACTCAGCCATATCATAATTCTTTATTATACGGAAAAGTGTTGTGATAATGTCGGTAGGAGAGTAGCCTAGATCGTATAGCTGCTTCATGCCGTGACAAGCATCGTCAAACTTACTTTCCAGCACGTTGCGAACCATGTTCTTGACATGAAGCGGGTGAGGCTGGTCACAGAcctgaacaaaacaaaaagagaggaGGAAATAAGTGAAGAGATGTATAATTTATGATCAGATAAGTGAACTAAGGGAACCTTGAAGACGTTTTCTTGATTGACAAAGCGAAACCCGCTGAATGTGGCTTGCAAATTGTTCAGAGCTTGCCTCATATCACCATCAGCTGTGAAGATTATCGCCTCAAGGCCTTCAGGTACATAAGGAACCTTGAGAGATTGAGAAACACAAGCAATTAGAAAATGCAAAACAGGGAATATGATTCAGAGTATTAAAACTTGAACAAGGAAAGAAAAGTGGAAGAATCCATCCATACATTCTCAGCTTGAACCACGACCATGAGACGGCCAAGTATCTCCTGATCAGATAACCTAGAGAATCGAACAAGGGCGCATCTACTCTGGATAGGCTCAATAATCTTGCCAGAGGTGTTACAAGCAAGTGCAAAACGGGTAGAGTTTGAGTAGATCTCAATCGTTCTCCTCAAGGCTTGCTGTGCTCCAGATGTCATGCTGATATATCACAATGAATCAAGTTAAAAGTTGCCTGTTACAATTCACAAAAGACTCAAGTCAAAAAAGCCACACGAACCTGTCAGCTTCATCAAGAATGACAACCTTATGACGCCCCGGAGGAAGTGTGACTTTCTTCTGCGCAAACATCTTAATCTTGTTCCTAACAACATCGATACCCCTGCACCataacaaacaaagaaaatgagGAAACAACAAACGAAGATGGAGAAAACAAACATCACATACCTATCATCGGAAGCATTCAATTCCAGAACAGCCTCTCTATAATTAGGGCCGAGAAGCTCGTGCGCAAGAGCCAAAATGCTAGTGGTCTTACCCGTTCCAGGAGGACCCTGTGGATATCAAACAAACAACACAAAGCACATATCAGAACCAAGTCCTTAATATTCCAGTGAACACTAAAATTAGCAAGCCTTCAATACATGATTCAAAACCCTAAAAGACCAATCTTTACCCTAAAAATCTACCAAAATCCTCATAAGAGACAAACCCAATTCTCTTAAGGAGTTTCTCATCAATCCTAGCGGTCGAAATTGAAAGATTAAGAAGAGAGAATCTCACGGCGAGGATAAGATTGGGCATGTTGCCGTCGCGAGCGATGACTTGGAGCCTTGAGACTGCATCTTCGTTTCCGACGATGTCCACCACTTTGCTCGGCCTGTATTTCTCCACCCACGGGATCTCGTAACCGCCGCCGCCGGAAGATGTTGAAGACGAAGACGCCATTTTCAGATCTCCACCGATGAGATTTGGGGGTTTTCTGGTTTGGAGGGAAAAATTGCTCCAAGGGTTTTAGTTTACGGCGGGGGGGAGATAAATTTGCATTAAAGGGCCTACAAAATGATAAGAATTCGATTTCtggatcatattatataaattatcagAAATATCCCCAAAAATAACTCGATACTTAAAGATATCATCCCCGCTTATTTGTCATTTTTCATTAAACGACTcgtgaaaaatagaaaaatacatacATGCCCCCGCATTTTTGTTTGGCTGTCGTTTAAGCTAGCGTTTAAGGAGGAagacataaaatattaaaatgattttttttatattcaattcAGACATCAATCACGTGTTTCCCATTTATTCGTTTCATCTTGTTTCTCTGTTCGAATCGAAACACCCTAGATACTCCGGTTTTGTCTCTGAGATTGTAATTTCTCCATCGTTATGACATAACTCAACACCAATTTCGACGAATCGAGatcaattttctcaaaaaataaaaaaaaatgccaaTAGAGACTACAGAGAACGACGATGCGAGGCCTTTGATTTTAACCGGAGGTGGAAGGTCGTCGGTGAGGAGACAAGGGCTGAGAGAAGCGGCGAGGCTACTCAGACATGCAAGCAGCGGGAGGAGGAGGATGACGACGATGATGAGAGAGCCGTCGATGCTGGTCCGCGAATCAGCGGCGGAGCAGCTCGAGGAGAGGCAAAGCGATTGGGCGTACTCGAAGCC
The nucleotide sequence above comes from Brassica napus cultivar Da-Ae chromosome A9, Da-Ae, whole genome shotgun sequence. Encoded proteins:
- the LOC106377742 gene encoding cytosolic sulfotransferase 18-like, producing MSSNLLPLSPMATETVTDTTVPNHDETELTEFQKNQKRYQDLISTLPHVKGWRPKAPLIGYGGHWWIQPFLEGSLYAQEFFQARPNDFLICSYPKTGSTWLKSLTFTIANRSRFNDPTNPLLKRNPHELIPFIEIEFPLFPHIDVLQDKGNTLFATHMPHDFLPDSVVKSGCKMVYIWRDPKDTFVSFWNFMQKQRSTRGPLNSLEECFDMFCRGISGEGPYLDHVLGYWKAHQENPDKILFLKYENVSADPLPYVKRLAEFMGYRFTAEEEKNGVVEKVVNLCSFETLKNLEVNKGDKERADISSPNVNRAFFRKGKTGDWVNYLSPDMAARMDGLMEEKFKGTGLLENGN
- the LOC106450978 gene encoding replication factor C subunit 2 — encoded protein: MASSSSTSSGGGGYEIPWVEKYRPSKVVDIVGNEDAVSRLQVIARDGNMPNLILAGPPGTGKTTSILALAHELLGPNYREAVLELNASDDRGIDVVRNKIKMFAQKKVTLPPGRHKVVILDEADSMTSGAQQALRRTIEIYSNSTRFALACNTSGKIIEPIQSRCALVRFSRLSDQEILGRLMVVVQAENVPYVPEGLEAIIFTADGDMRQALNNLQATFSGFRFVNQENVFKVCDQPHPLHVKNMVRNVLESKFDDACHGMKQLYDLGYSPTDIITTLFRIIKNYDMAEYLKLEFMKETGFAHMRICDGVGSYLQLCGLLAKLAVVRETAKAA